The Colletotrichum destructivum chromosome 7, complete sequence genome contains the following window.
tcaTTGTATGTTTTTACTACAAGAGTTACTTCCGTTACCAAAATACACCTCCTAGCTCTGGCTTCATCCCACAACCTGTCGCCAAGATGCCGTACAATACTCGTCGCAAGTCACTGTCTCTGCCGTCCCTGGGTATTCACGTCCCAGGTAGCCATCCATCCCGTAGCCCTGCTGTGGTCACCCCGAATCGAACCGTTTCCGAGAACCCGGGAAGCCGCATTACAATCATACCAGCGTCGTATCCGAATAAGAGACAGAAACGGTCCCTCGGGGATGATGGAACGCGGCACAGACATGCATCACACAAGCGCCCAGACGAACAGGTCATGCTAGACcacacgccgccgccatcaccgcccCCGGAAAATATTGAGATGCAAGATGCCACTAGCGACGGCTTGGCCTTGAAGCAAATAGATCTCGATGGAGTCAacgacgaggttgtcgaggctGTCATTATCCAATTACAGATGACTTGTAATCGTCCTCATTTGGTCAGGGAACTGGCCACCGTCCTGTCGCAACAAGTTCCTATTGTGAAGAAGTAATATCGTCCCATACAACCCCTTTCGCTCTGGCCGACATGCTAACTTTCTATAAAGCTCCGCGAATCCTTGTGCCATCATCTCTTCCCGCCTCACCGCGTACCTGAAGCGCTCTTGCTGGAGGGCTCTGGCACCATGCCCGCTGGGCAAGGAACAGGAGACGGTACATCCGCGCCGGACATATTTCTACCTTACAACGAGTCCAAGAAAGCCCTTCCCGGACTCTCCTGCGTACATCCAGAGGGCTGTCATATCCCCATCGCTCTCAAGTATCTCATCAGGCtctgaggatggcgacgatgccgaccttcgccgccgagaatTGAGCCCGTCTCCCGAGGTCGACTTGTCCTCTCACGAACTCGACGAAGGTGACGATGACTTTGCCATGCCCACTACACCGGTTGGATCACTACCTAGTAGCCTCCGGTACTCGAGAAGCCACCGAAGTGCGTCGCCTCCCTTGGAAAAGGATGAGCGCGAGTTTACACAGACAGCCGATGGGCTCCAGAAGCGCAAGCTGGCCCGTGAGCTTTCGTTAACAGGCAGCGTTGAGCACTCTACCAATGCCTATGAATCGGCACGGGACGATGGCATGTTTGACGAGAAACACGGCGCAGCAGTCGGCAACGGGACTATTCCCACGCATCAATTCATTACCAGCCCAGTTATCAAGGCATCGGTGCCTTCGAGCGCCCGAAAAGAGAACGATGGCGAAAGCTGGTTCAAGTTGGGGAGCCTACTAGAGTGGGATCATTGCCCCGAGAACATTGAACTCGATGAGCTTGACTGTTTGCTGGACTCTTGTTGATGGCCGTGATGTGTAACGTGAAGCTGAGAACTGTTCCACGTCGCGTCTCACAACGCCAGCCAATTGTCCGCAGAGGATGTCGCAGACTCGAGAAATTTGTCGAAACACCTTGTTTCTGCGCTGAATGGATTCAAAACGAAAGATTGAAAGTGGTCGATTACGCAAATGGAAAAGAACGAGAACAGGGGTATGTGATGATTCCTTTAACTCTTTGGCGAGCCATTTTGGCTCTCAGGCACAGGAGCAAAGGCTGAGCGGACGCCATGCATCATCAATATTGTACAACAGGCTCATCCGTCGGGTGTCTATGAAAGCTTTGGCGTTCGGGTTGGTGGGCTGGGCTCGGAGCGGAAGAGGGTTTGGGGTATGTATGACTGAAATGAAATAAACAGACCTCTCCTGTCCTCACACCTTTaggggacgtcgtcgaccacTTGACCACTTGAAGATTCGTGACTCCCCTCTGTCCATTGCCCCCTCCTCCTAACGACAAGGATGGGAAGTAGAAGAGATACAAGCTTCCCAAAACCAGCCCAGTCGTTAAGATGTGTGCGACACTCTCAATTCAACCCACAAGGTAGTTCCGAGTTGAGTAATGTATGGGCGATCGAGTTTGACTACTTCGAGCCCGGGCAGCGACTCAGCTGCACTTTCGATGATATGAGCGATATCTCGATTCCACCAGCACCCGTACTCtaggagaaagaaaagctTAAGTCAAGTCGGGTGAGTGAATTTGAGAGGGCGGGCTTACTCTTGAAGTGTGAAGCTGCCGACCTGTCTAGCAAACCGTTGACGAAACCCCACCACCCTCGGCcatgctcgacgaggataATTCTGCCAGTATCCGGCTTCACCATGTTGGCTAGGTCCCGAATCACTTGTTTGGGGTCGCGAACACTACACAGCGAGAATGTTGAGCAGACAAAGTCATACTTTGATGACGTCGAGATTTGCTCCGGTGGCGGAGGAATAAAAACGTGTATGTCAGACTGGAAAACCCTCAACTTGTTCGATAGATAGGAGTATACTCCCCAGTGGCTCTGTGCAGTTAGGGACTGTTGTTGGGCTTGAGACTCAACACCTGCCAGTTGGGGAACCACTTGCGCAAGCTTGTCTATGGCGACGCCCAGCATCTCGCCCGATATGTCAACTCCAGTATACGAGAGAATCGGTGCCGCCGCAACAGTAACAGAGCGGTCTACGGCTTTAGCTGCTTTTGCATGTTGGAGTCCGGTCGACGATGCAGATGGTGATTCGGGTTGAAGGATGGTGCTCCAGTCGTAATATGACAAGTTTCGACCGGTGCCGATTGCGACCTCGAGCACATGTCCCGAAGCCTCTGCAGCCAGTTTGCGCCGCAAAGCAGTGACACCCATCAACCACTCAGAGCCATCGAGACTCTGATCGAATTTCCGAGCCGACTCCTTGGTAAAGACATTGCTGGGGCGCCCTTTGGGAACAGTATCTGGGCCTGATTCCGAGCCTTGGCAGCAGGGCGACGAATAGAGTGAGGAGACCAGGAGGCTTATGTATATGCCCAGGCCCAAAGCCACAACACCGGATGCAAGCAATGGTATCTTCCTGGCCTTGAATATAATATCGGCAGTTTCGAGAGCAGGGGCTGGAGTTGAAGACGGGGTCGGGTTAGCGCGGCGAGGAGAGTAAGTTTTGGCCTGTTTCATTCTATGCCATTGTAAGCAAGCGAGTATGGCTGGGTATGCGTTATTGGTAGGTAGAACCGACTGTTGAGAAGGCTTCGAATTCTGTCTCACCGATCGAGTTGAAGCTGATCTTTGCAGAGCCGAGGGAAGTCTAGCAGACAGTCTCCATCTAGGGCATCCAGCCCAGGTTGCAATGCGTAGCATCGGCCGAGTTTGCTGTCAGGAGAGACAGAGCAGTATATTTCGTATTGGCCGGCCGAGAGGATGGTGTTGGAAGTAGGTGAGATTGGCTAGGGTTTGGGAGCAGTTACCTCCGTGGAATTCGGTTGGTTGTGTTCAATCGATGGGAGTCAATGTTTGGTGAGGTGGTACCTGATCGGTGCTCAGTTGACAATGGGGTGGGCCGAAGGTGAGAGTCAGGGTGGGACCGGATAGTCAACCCGACGCGTTGGCCCCGGTCGTGCTGTGTTTGCTCTAATCCATCACCTCCATGTTTATAGGCCATTCGGTTTACATTGTAAACCTTTAGCTAGGAGCGCACCGTCCTGGCAAATCTGAATATTCTGTAGTAGGAAGAAGCATGAAGCACGGTGATCTGCCCTGGTGTTTATGTTTACTGCCCTTCCGTCCCTAGCCCCCTGTCACACCCCTCTTGCACTGCGCGTCGGCTTGGAGTGAGTGACGCATGAACATTGCTATGTTTTAAGCAGGATTGTTTCCAGTATTTCCTTGCTCGGTCATTTGTATTGAACGGCAGAGTTGAGCATGATGCTCTATACATACGAGAGGACGTGAGAGTCGAACCGGGCAGATCAAGATGTCACTCCTCCCCGCTTCCCTCAGAGTTGCTCCGACGTAAATGGAGTATGACACTTAGCTTCAGACAGCCTTTTGCACCCCACCCTGCTATTCCCGGCTCTACCTCTGGCCGAATTGCGGTGTACCATGAGAATGCCCTCCGGTTCAACTCGGGAGGGGTCAGGTTGCTCCAGCTTTCGAATAGTAACCTGAAAGCCCCCAGAAGCCGGCCAAGGTTTCGAAGCATCTCGGCCTCCGCTTCCGATTTGCTGagcttcccccccccaacccgCGATGCACTTCTTTCCAAACAATTCTCCCCGCCTGAACTTGTTGCATCATTCTCGTTGTGACTGGAGGCAAAGCTCTTCAGCAAATATGACCGGGCTGATTCCGGGCGAAAGATCGGAGCCCCAGTGACGGTACGATTTCCATCATCTGCACTTCTTCCGTTATCGCTTCCTGCCAGCCTTTGGAGGTCAAGTGCCCAGAGCGCTACGCGCTCAGCACCAACCTCGCTATGGGGAAGCCGTAGTCTTTGAGAGAGCGCCTCCGTGATGACGTTCCTCATAAGCCTCCAGCGATCCGGGCCTAACATTTCGCCTCCAAACCACCTGCTCAGCACGACCACGACGTTGGTGACGCTAGCCTCTCTCATCAACCGTAGGATGAATTGGCCGCAGCCTGTTTCTCCGTCATCTTCACATCTTTCGCGCACTtccccaacccccccccagtGTTTCTGCTCCTGCATTCGAAAACCCCAGGCGTTGTGCGTCGCCGTCTGTAGGAGTGGCTCGGACGAGAGCAGTGAGCGTGTAAGAGCCGACGCCTGCCCAACGTTATCAACACTCGCAACTCGCGCAACAAAAGTCGAAGACTTGAAAGTGATTTGGCGACTGATGGACCACGGCGATTTCGAAACCGCGATGGTACGCCTATGCACCGCCGCATCCGACGGTTCCGTTGCCATTCGAGGTACAGCACTCGAGGTGCCATCGAAGGCTGCCGGAGCCGCCACCACTGCCTCGGGTGCCAATTGGTAGTCACCCCGCTTGAGGACGGCTATCGACCTACCCATGATGCTGACTTTTGGTTGCCCTTCGCCCCAGGAGGCATCGTTGTCAGAAGTGTTAGCCAACCCAATGCCGACGGCCTTAGTCCTGGCATTTGCGCTTACGACTGCCTGGGCCAAACTGAGACGACTTGACAAAGGCTGCAAAGGCATTGTGCATCGAAGAAGTTCGACGACAAAAGCCAACATAAATGGTGCCCGGTTAGTGTAAATCAGCGCCTTGGCGATCTCCCATTCATCTGTGACGATGGGAAGAGCCAAGGCATCCTCCAGCTTCTCTGCACTTTGACATACAGCCTCGGCACTGCTGTCGTCGTGTCGGTTCTTCGCACGtttgtcgccgtcggcggttAGCGATTCACCAGCTCGTTTGGTATTGGGTCGTTTCAAATGCACTTTGCAAGCCGCCTGAAGGGACCTGGCCGCCTTCGAATCTCCCAAGGCGCGCTCGACTACGTCAAAAGGAGCATCGCTTATCTGTTTTATGCTGTCGATTATGTGCGAATGAGACTTTGATGGGAAAGAAACCAGAAGGAGCTATCGGGAAACATACCTCAGAAGGTCTCTGGCCTGCAGGGCTTTGACTTGGCCCATAGCGGCCATCATTGACACTCCTTTTCGGGAGGTAATGATCCTTAGTAGATCTTGTAGATCTTGCTGCGAAGCCATCTGAATCGTAGTCTGACGGAATATCGCTGCATTCACTCCTGGCCTTGGGACCCTtagcggcggcagcgaatGGCTTCGAAGTAACTACAGGCGCCACGAAGAAGAATGATTCGCCTCCGCGAACGAGCGCAGGTTTGCTACAAGTTTGAGGCTTTAAGAAGAGATGAGAATTTGGAACTGGTACAAGGGTTGAAAGATGAAAAAGGGTTGAAAGATGAAAATTGAGTGCAAGAGCCGAGTGGCGTGCCTTAGGTGATAGAATTTGATGAGGTAATGCACTGTCTGGGAAGACTAATATGAGGGACGTTGGGTTAAGTTGCTGGGCGCATCTGATTGCAATGGGGCCACGCAGGTCGACCCGGAGAACGGAGTCGAGGAGTTCTAACCTGGAAATGCAAGAACACATCAGGGTTGTCTTTGCTGTTTTACTTTTCTATTCCAGTGCCTGTCCCATAGCATTTACTGGCAGGAAGTCTTTTCATAGTGTTCAACAAGAATGGAGTCGAACGTCATGGTGGGTGATATACTCTTTGCGCATGTATCACCGCGCTTCAACACGCTGATGATCTCCTATAAAATACCAAGGGAAGTACGACACCTCAAATCCAATGACACTGCCTACCCAGAGACGTGCATCGAAGCCTGAAGCTGGACAATGATCGCCAGCGAAGTTTCTGATCGTTTTCTAAGAGACAGCCAGCGCCATGGGTCGATGAAAACCCGATTCTCATATAAGGCTTTGTCAATACGCTGAATAGGGCGTATTAATGTCCAATAGGTTATTTCCATGGCTCAAAGCTTCAAGCAACTTGAGACTCCAGCATACAAGATGTGAAGCGACCCAAGCGGCCAAGGGATCGGCGACCTTTAACTCGTCACACCCTCCCCAAGAGTGAGCACTGCCCAAAATCGAACGCTCTCTATGGTATGCAGCCGAGATGCGACCACGCCGTTTCTAGAGTAGGTATGGCCTCCCTTCGTGTTTTCCGCGTGTCTCAGCTGCGTAGGCGCAGCATGTTCATCATaactcttcctcctccaggtGGGCAGTTGACGTATCTGTCCGGCTAGATTGCACGGCGGCACCGCGGTTCAAGACGTCATCGAATCCTATGTTTGATCTCCCAGATTGCACCTGAAGCTGACTGTCTCCAGCGGTGCTACCCGGGCGATGCTTCTTCAAAGGGCTTCCGATCGTTGCCTCGACTGTCGTATCATGGCCGGCGCTCTGATGACCAGCGCGCGCATCAGATTGGCCATTGCCTacggcggtggtggccgATGGGCCCGCAAACGAGCCAGACTGAGCGGTACTGCTCGCGCCGCCCACATTTTCAGAGCGATCAGGTTCTGTCGAGTGCGCCCTCTTGAGCTGTCCAAACAAAGTCAGATGAATGCCTCACGTGTGACAGGATACAGTGTAGCATACGTGAATGCGGTTTACGCCGTCTGCAAGCTCCCCCTGAGATTTAACATCCTCGGGCGCAAGCTTATTGTGAACGTCTTTTTCATCGATATCCCGCATCTTGCCAATGAGTTCACtctcatcgtcatcttcgtcgctgtcgtcatTTAAAGCCCCCCCAACATTGCCGTTGCTCTTCTTGCGGGCCTTTCGTCTTCGAGTTGCTTCAGTATCCTGGTCTCTGAAGGCTGAAAAGCCAACAGTTCCTGACGTTTTCAACGGCCCGAGATTGGAGAAGTCTAGTTGTCCAGAACGACGCTTAGCCGACCCCGGCGTTGCCTGGGTCGCTTTGGAAGAAGCGATGATACCGATCTTCTGGAGTTGTCCTGCATGGGTCGTTAGCTTTGCGCAGACAACACTTCCGCTTGATGGGTGGAGTCTGGCTTACTCTCCCCACGATAGAAGAATGTGAAGGAGGCGTATGGCTTGTCCGGGCCGTCGATACCCGTAACAGTCTGGGTGCTGATGGTCTTCGGGTCCAGCGTCTTGGGTTTCGCAAAGCTTGTGGTGTGTTCCACATCGGCATCAACACCGCCTTGTCCGTTGCCCTGATTACTCGATGCTGtatcgtcatcgtcatcgtgAGCATCGAACTGAGGCGAGTACTCTCCCTTTTTGATTTCGCCCGAAGCAAGCACACGGAACATGAGAACCTTGATCTGACCGGTTGCTTCGGGAATATCGTCATCATCAGACAACGAATCAGAATCATCTTCGCCGAAGACGGCTTCAACAGGGgagccgtcatcggcgccgtagCGGAGGGTGTCCCGAGGGCCATTGGAGCCCTCTTCGACCTGCATGCTGGTAGCACCCGTGGTAGCCTTTTGACGTCGGCGTCTTTTCTCAAACTTTTGGCGGCGACGTTCCAGCTTCTCAGCAGCGTCATGGCCTTGCAGGTCCAGGCCGTTGAGCCAGCGTTCGAGTCCGACCTCGCGGAAGAGGAACTCGCGCTCGGCGAGACCACCGCCCTCCGAGTCGGGGATTTGGACCCAACGGCTGTTGACCCATGTTTCTTCACCGG
Protein-coding sequences here:
- a CDS encoding Putative ribosomal protein uS5 domain 2-type superfamily, with translation MASQQDLQDLLRIITSRKGVSMMAAMGQVKALQARDLLSIKQISDAPFDVVERALGDSKAARSLQAACKVHLKRPNTKRAGESLTADGDKRAKNRHDDSSAEAVCQSAEKLEDALALPIVTDEWEIAKALIYTNRAPFMLAFVVELLRCTMPLQPLSSRLSLAQAVVSANARTKAVGIGLANTSDNDASWGEGQPKVSIMGRSIAVLKRGDYQLAPEAVVAAPAAFDGTSSAVPRMATEPSDAAVHRRTIAVSKSPWSISRQITFKSSTFVARVASVDNVGQASALTRSLLSSEPLLQTATHNAWGFRMQEQKHWGGVGEVRERCEDDGETGCGQFILRLMREASVTNVVVVLSRWFGGEMLGPDRWRLMRNVITEALSQRLRLPHSEVGAERVALWALDLQRLAGSDNGRSADDGNRTVTGAPIFRPESARSYLLKSFASSHNENDATSSGGENCLERSASRVGGGKLSKSEAEAEMLRNLGRLLGAFRLLFESWSNLTPPELNRRAFSWYTAIRPEVEPGIAGWGAKGCLKLSVILHLRRSNSEGSGEE
- a CDS encoding Putative S-adenosyl-L-methionine-dependent methyltransferase superfamily, which produces MLRIATWAGCPRWRLSARLPSALQRSASTRSVRQNSKPSQQMKQAKTYSPRRANPTPSSTPAPALETADIIFKARKIPLLASGVVALGLGIYISLLVSSLYSSPCCQGSESGPDTVPKGRPSNVFTKESARKFDQSLDGSEWLMGVTALRRKLAAEASGHVLEVAIGTGRNLSYYDWSTILQPESPSASSTGLQHAKAAKAVDRSVTVAAAPILSYTGVDISGEMLGVAIDKLAQVVPQLAGVESQAQQQSLTAQSHWGVYSYLSNKLRVFQSDIHVFIPPPPEQISTSSKYDFVCSTFSLCSVRDPKQVIRDLANMVKPDTGRIILVEHGRGWWGFVNGLLDRSAASHFKKYGCWWNRDIAHIIESAAESLPGLEVVKLDRPYITQLGTTLWVELRVSHTS